In Mycobacterium stomatepiae, the following are encoded in one genomic region:
- a CDS encoding nuclear transport factor 2 family protein, which yields MTEHPAHEAGRRSREAVGARDKDAWLAVFTDDAVVEDPIGPSAFDPEGKGHRGRDAISAFWDKAISPTTKIEFFFRDTYQCGNEEANVGHILITTGDYQTTAEGVFTYKANDEGKLVALRAYWEMDRAAANTRKI from the coding sequence GTGACCGAACATCCGGCCCACGAGGCCGGCCGGCGCTCGCGTGAGGCGGTCGGGGCCAGGGACAAAGATGCCTGGCTTGCGGTGTTCACCGACGACGCCGTCGTCGAGGATCCCATCGGTCCGTCGGCCTTCGACCCCGAAGGCAAGGGACACCGCGGCCGCGATGCGATCTCGGCGTTCTGGGACAAGGCCATCTCCCCCACCACCAAGATCGAGTTCTTCTTCCGCGACACCTACCAGTGCGGCAACGAGGAAGCGAACGTCGGCCATATCCTGATCACCACCGGCGACTACCAGACAACGGCCGAAGGCGTGTTCACCTACAAGGCCAACGACGAGGGCAAACTAGTTGCCCTGCGCGCGTATTGGGAGATGGACCGCGCGGCGGCCAATACCCGCAAGATCTAG
- a CDS encoding cytochrome P450 → MTLPDLETKPDVDLTDGAFYAGDSRSIYKWMREHEPVFRDRNGLAAASTYQSVIEAERNPELFSNAGGIRPDQPGVEMMIEMDDPQHLLRRKLVNYGFTRKRVKNLEVSITSLCDTLIDAVCERGECDFVWDLAAPLPMAVIGDMLGVRPEERAMFLKWSDDLVSSLSSTAAEADVQVTMEAFATYSQYMMGMIEARKKEATDDLVSVLVHAEVEGAKLEDHQIVTEVLLLLIGGDETTRHTLSGGTRQLLLHPDQHQRLVGDLRLLPNAIEEMLRWTAPVKNMARTITTDTEFHGTQLHEGEKMILLFESANFDEKVFEEPESFNIERYPNNHLAFGFGTHFCLGNQLARLELSIMQSRLLQRLPDLRLASPDAQLPLRPANFVSGLEKMPVAFTPSAPLS, encoded by the coding sequence ATGACCCTTCCCGATTTGGAGACTAAGCCCGACGTCGACTTGACCGACGGCGCTTTCTACGCCGGTGACTCCCGGTCCATCTACAAGTGGATGCGTGAGCACGAGCCGGTCTTCCGGGACCGCAACGGGCTGGCCGCTGCCTCGACGTATCAGTCCGTCATCGAGGCCGAGCGCAACCCCGAGCTGTTCTCGAATGCCGGCGGCATCCGCCCCGACCAGCCGGGCGTCGAGATGATGATCGAGATGGACGATCCGCAACATCTGTTGCGCCGCAAGCTCGTCAACTACGGCTTCACCCGCAAGCGGGTTAAGAACCTGGAGGTCTCGATCACCTCGCTTTGCGACACGCTGATCGACGCCGTGTGCGAACGCGGCGAGTGCGATTTCGTCTGGGACCTCGCCGCGCCGCTGCCGATGGCGGTCATCGGCGACATGCTCGGTGTGCGTCCCGAGGAACGCGCGATGTTCCTCAAGTGGTCCGACGATTTGGTCAGTTCCCTGAGCAGCACCGCGGCCGAGGCCGATGTCCAGGTCACGATGGAGGCCTTCGCCACCTACAGCCAATACATGATGGGCATGATCGAGGCCCGCAAGAAGGAAGCGACCGACGACCTGGTCAGCGTCCTGGTGCACGCGGAGGTCGAAGGGGCGAAGCTGGAGGACCATCAGATCGTCACCGAGGTGCTGCTGTTGCTGATCGGCGGCGACGAGACCACCCGGCACACGCTGTCCGGCGGAACACGGCAGCTGCTGCTGCACCCGGATCAGCACCAGCGTCTGGTGGGAGATTTGAGATTGCTGCCCAACGCAATTGAAGAGATGCTGCGCTGGACCGCGCCGGTAAAGAACATGGCCCGCACGATCACCACCGACACCGAGTTCCACGGGACCCAGCTGCACGAGGGCGAGAAGATGATCCTGCTGTTCGAGTCGGCGAACTTCGACGAGAAGGTCTTCGAGGAGCCGGAGAGTTTCAATATCGAGCGCTACCCGAACAACCACCTCGCATTCGGCTTCGGCACGCACTTCTGTCTCGGCAACCAGCTCGCCCGGCTCGAGCTGTCGATCATGCAGTCGCGCCTGCTGCAGCGCCTGCCGGACCTACGACTGGCCTCCCCAGACGCCCAGCTGCCGTTGCGCCCGGCGAACTTCGTGTCCGGCCTGGAGAAGATGCCGGTCGCGTTCACCCCCAGCGCGCCGCTTTCATAG
- a CDS encoding acetoacetate decarboxylase family protein, which translates to MTVTQHTIAATVLTMPVRIRQANQHMAMFSVDADAAQHLIDYSGLQVCRYLPGRAIAVLMLMHYIDGDLGQYYEFGTSIMVNPPGSTASGPRALGSAGAFIHHLPVDQPFTLEAGTKIWGYPKVMADFTIREGRQFGSDCVIDGQLVIGMDFRPGLPIRLTPRHQAQRSYSHRDGITRETAFEHTLDGVRTRLGGVSVRLGDHPYAKELASLGLPKRAMLSSSADQVQMTFGDAQEIS; encoded by the coding sequence ATGACTGTGACGCAGCACACCATCGCGGCCACCGTTCTCACCATGCCGGTGAGGATCCGCCAGGCAAATCAGCACATGGCGATGTTCTCGGTGGACGCCGACGCCGCCCAGCACCTGATCGACTACAGCGGTCTGCAAGTCTGCCGTTACCTGCCAGGCCGAGCGATCGCGGTCCTGATGCTGATGCACTACATCGACGGAGACCTGGGGCAGTACTACGAATTCGGCACCAGCATCATGGTCAACCCGCCCGGTTCGACCGCGAGTGGCCCGCGCGCTCTGGGGTCCGCCGGCGCCTTTATCCACCACCTGCCCGTCGACCAGCCGTTCACCCTCGAGGCCGGGACGAAGATCTGGGGCTACCCGAAAGTCATGGCGGACTTTACGATTCGTGAGGGCCGTCAATTTGGATCCGACTGTGTGATCGACGGGCAACTGGTGATCGGCATGGACTTCCGTCCGGGCCTGCCGATTCGGCTGACCCCGCGCCATCAGGCGCAGCGCAGCTACTCCCACCGCGACGGCATCACCCGCGAGACCGCGTTCGAGCACACCCTCGACGGTGTGCGGACGCGGCTCGGCGGTGTGAGCGTCCGGCTGGGTGATCACCCCTACGCGAAAGAGCTTGCGTCGCTGGGGCTTCCCAAGCGCGCGATGTTGTCCAGCTCTGCTGACCAGGTTCAAATGACATTCGGTGACGCCCAGGAGATCTCATGA
- a CDS encoding LLM class F420-dependent oxidoreductase, which yields MKLGLQLGYWGAQPPENHGELVAEAEAAGFDAVFTAEAWGSDAYTPLAWWGSSTRRVRLGTSVVQLSARTPTACAMAALTLDHLSGGRHILGLGVSGPQVVEGWYGQSFPKPLARTREYIDIIRQVWAREAPVTSDGPHYPLPLKEGPGRPATGLGKPLKPITHPLRSDIPIMLGAEGPKNVALAAEICDGWLPIFYTPRMADTYNEWLDEGFSRPGARRSREDFEICATANIVITEDRSAAFAAMKPYIALYMGGMGAEDTNFHADVYRRMGYAEVVDEVTKLFRSNQKDKAAEIIPDEVIDDAAIVGDVDYVRKQIAAWEAAGVTMMVVSGRSPEQVRDLVALI from the coding sequence ATGAAGCTGGGTTTGCAGCTGGGATATTGGGGCGCTCAGCCGCCGGAGAACCACGGCGAACTCGTCGCCGAGGCCGAGGCCGCCGGATTCGATGCCGTGTTCACCGCCGAGGCGTGGGGGTCGGATGCCTACACACCGCTGGCCTGGTGGGGTTCGTCGACGCGGCGGGTGCGGCTGGGCACGTCGGTTGTTCAGCTCTCGGCGCGGACCCCGACCGCGTGCGCGATGGCCGCGCTCACTCTCGACCACCTCAGCGGTGGGCGGCACATTCTCGGGCTGGGGGTGTCCGGACCGCAGGTCGTGGAGGGCTGGTACGGCCAGTCATTCCCGAAGCCGTTGGCGCGCACCCGCGAGTACATCGACATCATCCGGCAGGTGTGGGCCCGCGAGGCGCCTGTGACCAGCGACGGCCCGCATTACCCGCTGCCTTTGAAGGAGGGGCCCGGGCGACCGGCAACCGGCCTGGGTAAGCCGCTAAAGCCGATCACCCACCCGCTGCGCAGCGACATCCCGATCATGCTCGGCGCCGAGGGGCCGAAGAACGTCGCGCTGGCCGCCGAGATCTGCGACGGCTGGCTGCCGATCTTCTACACACCGCGGATGGCCGACACCTATAACGAGTGGCTGGACGAGGGCTTCTCGCGGCCGGGCGCCCGCCGCAGCCGCGAGGACTTCGAGATCTGCGCGACGGCCAACATCGTGATCACCGAGGACCGCAGCGCCGCATTCGCGGCCATGAAGCCCTACATCGCGCTCTACATGGGCGGCATGGGCGCCGAGGACACCAACTTCCACGCCGACGTCTATCGCCGGATGGGTTACGCAGAAGTGGTCGACGAGGTCACCAAGCTGTTCCGCAGCAACCAGAAGGACAAGGCCGCCGAAATCATCCCCGACGAGGTGATCGACGACGCCGCGATCGTCGGGGACGTCGACTACGTGCGTAAGCAAATCGCGGCCTGGGAGGCCGCGGGCGTCACGATGATGGTCGTCTCCGGCCGCTCTCCCGAGCAGGTCCGGGACCTCGTCGCGCTGATCTAG
- a CDS encoding thiolase domain-containing protein gives MAGGGAHLAAVLGTGQTKYVAKRKDVSMNGLVREAIDRALEDSGSTFDDIDAVVVGKAPDFFEGVMMPELFMADAVGATGKPLIRVHTAGSVGGSTAVVAASLVQSGKYRRVLAMAWEKQSESNAMWALSIPIPFIKPVGAGAGGYFAPHVRSYIRRSGAPLNIGAIVAVKDRLNGARNPLAHLHQPDITVEKVMESPMLWDPIRYDETCPSSDGAAAVVIGDEEIAEARLAQGQPVAWIHATALRTEPLQFSGRDQVSPQASRDAAKALWDAAGIKSPIDEIDAAEIYVPFSWFEPMWLESLGFAPEGEGWKLTESGETAIGGKLPVNPSGGVLSSNPIGASGLIRFAEAAIQVMGKGGDHQVPCARKALGHAYGGGSQYYSMWVVGADKPEKVSA, from the coding sequence ATGGCCGGTGGAGGAGCGCACCTCGCCGCGGTACTGGGTACCGGGCAGACCAAGTATGTAGCCAAGCGCAAAGACGTCTCGATGAACGGCTTGGTGCGCGAGGCGATCGACCGCGCGCTGGAAGACTCCGGCTCCACCTTCGACGACATCGACGCGGTCGTGGTCGGCAAGGCGCCGGACTTCTTCGAGGGCGTCATGATGCCGGAACTGTTCATGGCCGACGCCGTGGGCGCCACCGGCAAGCCGCTGATCCGGGTACACACGGCGGGCTCGGTCGGTGGGTCCACCGCGGTGGTGGCCGCCAGCCTGGTCCAGTCCGGGAAGTACCGGCGGGTGCTGGCGATGGCGTGGGAGAAGCAATCGGAATCAAATGCCATGTGGGCGTTGTCGATTCCCATCCCCTTCATCAAGCCAGTCGGCGCCGGCGCGGGCGGCTACTTCGCCCCGCATGTGCGCTCCTACATCCGCCGCTCGGGCGCGCCGTTGAACATCGGCGCCATCGTGGCGGTCAAGGACCGGCTCAACGGAGCCCGCAACCCGCTGGCGCACCTGCACCAACCCGATATCACCGTCGAGAAGGTGATGGAGTCCCCGATGCTGTGGGACCCGATCCGCTACGACGAGACCTGCCCGTCCTCCGACGGCGCCGCCGCCGTCGTTATCGGCGACGAGGAGATCGCCGAAGCCCGCCTGGCGCAAGGACAACCGGTAGCGTGGATCCATGCCACCGCGCTGCGCACCGAGCCGCTGCAGTTCTCGGGCCGCGACCAGGTCAGCCCGCAGGCCAGCCGCGACGCGGCCAAGGCGCTCTGGGATGCCGCCGGCATCAAGAGCCCGATCGACGAGATCGACGCCGCCGAGATATACGTGCCCTTCTCGTGGTTCGAGCCAATGTGGTTGGAAAGCCTAGGCTTTGCGCCCGAGGGCGAGGGCTGGAAGCTCACCGAATCCGGCGAGACCGCAATAGGCGGTAAGCTGCCGGTCAATCCCTCCGGCGGGGTTCTCTCGTCGAACCCGATCGGCGCCTCCGGCCTGATTCGCTTCGCCGAAGCGGCGATCCAGGTAATGGGCAAGGGCGGCGATCACCAGGTACCCTGTGCACGAAAGGCGCTGGGGCACGCCTACGGTGGCGGTTCGCAGTACTACTCGATGTGGGTGGTCGGGGCCGACAAACCCGAAAAAGTAAGCGCGTGA
- a CDS encoding Zn-ribbon domain-containing OB-fold protein: MTATSSGPTTNDHSEPPLSAPLTLSFDYTRSVGTTLSKFFTALREHRVLGVRGSDGRVHVPPAEYDPVTYEPLGKMVPVSPVGTVMSWAWQPDPLEGQPLDRPFAWALIKLDGADTPLIHAVDAGEPDKIKTGARVHVHWADETVGAITDIAYFKLGEEEEPVEPVASDQDPVTMIITPISLTIQHTASHEESAYLRAIAEGKLLGAKTGEHGKVYFPPHGADPATGQPTTEFVELPDKGTVTTFAIINIPFQGQRIKPPYVAAYVLLDGADIPFLHLVADIDAHEVRMGMRVEAVWKPREEWGFGIDNIEYFRPTGEPDAEYDTYKHHL; the protein is encoded by the coding sequence GTGACAGCCACTTCGAGCGGCCCGACCACGAACGATCATTCCGAGCCGCCCCTCTCAGCGCCGTTAACTCTGTCCTTCGACTACACCCGTTCAGTCGGGACCACGCTCAGCAAGTTCTTCACCGCACTGCGTGAGCACCGTGTCCTCGGGGTGCGCGGATCGGATGGCCGGGTGCATGTGCCACCGGCGGAATATGACCCGGTCACCTACGAACCGCTGGGCAAGATGGTACCGGTCTCGCCCGTCGGCACCGTGATGTCCTGGGCCTGGCAGCCCGACCCCCTTGAGGGCCAGCCGCTGGACCGTCCGTTCGCCTGGGCCCTGATCAAGCTCGACGGCGCGGACACTCCGTTGATACATGCGGTCGATGCCGGCGAACCCGACAAGATCAAGACCGGCGCACGGGTGCATGTGCACTGGGCCGACGAAACGGTGGGCGCCATCACCGACATCGCGTACTTCAAGCTTGGTGAGGAGGAAGAGCCGGTCGAGCCGGTCGCCAGTGACCAGGACCCGGTCACGATGATCATCACGCCGATCTCGCTGACCATTCAGCACACCGCCTCGCACGAGGAAAGCGCCTACCTGCGGGCGATCGCCGAAGGCAAACTGCTGGGGGCCAAGACAGGCGAACACGGCAAGGTATACTTCCCGCCGCACGGCGCCGATCCGGCCACCGGCCAGCCCACCACCGAGTTCGTCGAGCTGCCGGACAAGGGCACCGTCACCACATTCGCGATCATCAACATCCCGTTCCAGGGTCAGCGCATCAAGCCTCCTTACGTGGCCGCCTATGTGCTGCTGGACGGTGCCGATATCCCGTTCCTACATCTGGTCGCCGACATCGACGCACACGAGGTCCGGATGGGCATGCGCGTGGAAGCGGTGTGGAAACCTCGCGAGGAGTGGGGTTTTGGCATCGACAACATCGAGTACTTCCGGCCCACCGGTGAACCCGACGCCGAGTACGACACCTACAAGCACCACCTGTAA
- a CDS encoding thiolase domain-containing protein — protein sequence MSERNVAVVGFAHPPHVRRTDGTTNGVEMLIPCFAQLYEELGIARTDIGFWCSGSSDYLAGRAFSFISAIDSIGAVPPINESHVEMDAAWALYEAYIKILTGEVDTALVYGFGKSSAGILRQILSRQTDPYTVAPLWPDSVSMAGLQARLGLDNGKWTEIQMARVAFDSFTNARRVDKVESAVNVEGLLDRPFFADPLRRHDIAPITDGAAAIVLAADDRARELRENPAWITGIEHRIETPVLGARDLTDSPSTRAATKAATGGTTANLDVAEIHAPFTHQHLILMDAIRIPGKTKVNPSGGALSANPMFVAGLERIGFAAQHIWDGSANRVLAHATSGPALQQNLVAVMEGKN from the coding sequence ATGAGCGAACGCAATGTTGCGGTCGTCGGCTTTGCCCACCCCCCGCATGTCCGCCGCACCGACGGCACCACCAACGGCGTCGAGATGTTGATTCCGTGCTTCGCCCAGCTCTACGAGGAGCTGGGCATCGCCCGCACCGATATCGGCTTCTGGTGCTCGGGATCGTCCGATTACCTTGCTGGAAGGGCCTTTTCGTTTATCTCTGCGATCGACTCGATCGGCGCCGTTCCGCCGATCAACGAGTCGCACGTCGAGATGGATGCGGCCTGGGCTCTCTACGAGGCCTACATCAAGATCTTGACCGGCGAGGTGGACACCGCGCTGGTGTACGGATTCGGCAAGTCGTCGGCCGGCATCCTGCGCCAGATCCTGTCTCGGCAGACCGACCCCTACACCGTCGCGCCGCTGTGGCCGGACTCGGTGTCGATGGCCGGACTGCAGGCCCGTCTGGGACTCGACAACGGTAAGTGGACCGAAATCCAAATGGCCCGCGTTGCATTCGATTCGTTCACCAACGCCCGACGCGTCGACAAGGTCGAATCGGCGGTCAACGTCGAAGGCCTGCTGGACCGGCCTTTCTTCGCCGACCCGCTGCGGCGGCACGACATCGCACCGATCACCGACGGCGCGGCCGCAATCGTGCTCGCTGCCGACGATCGTGCCCGCGAGCTGCGCGAAAACCCGGCCTGGATAACCGGAATCGAGCATCGCATCGAAACCCCGGTGCTCGGTGCACGTGACCTCACCGACTCCCCGTCGACGCGGGCAGCCACCAAGGCGGCCACCGGCGGCACCACCGCCAACCTGGATGTCGCCGAGATCCATGCCCCCTTCACCCACCAGCACCTGATCCTGATGGACGCCATCCGGATCCCGGGCAAGACGAAAGTCAATCCGTCCGGCGGAGCATTGTCAGCCAACCCCATGTTCGTCGCCGGTCTCGAGCGCATCGGATTTGCCGCACAACACATTTGGGACGGTTCTGCGAATCGAGTGCTAGCGCACGCCACCAGCGGACCCGCGTTGCAGCAGAACCTGGTCGCGGTCATGGAAGGAAAGAACTGA